A window from bacterium encodes these proteins:
- the speB gene encoding agmatinase, with amino-acid sequence MSFLGARPPGAVPPGGLALYGIPYDATASFRRGSRFGPDGIRWASDSIETYSPVLDRDLAGVSFVDGGNLAVDGLEPEAMVRAVRRQLPPCVPFVLGGEHTVTLGAVQALTPRHPDLAVIQWDAHTDLRDEYEGRRVAHATVMRRLLDGGVPVAQFGIRAGTRDEFELARARCLACDRDVAVPREVLDRLAGRPLYLTVDIDVLDPAEAPGTGNPEPMGAHYRELLDALRSLASHRVVGMDVVEVAPPCDPSGRTAVLAASLVREMILLFAPVAGGTA; translated from the coding sequence GTGAGCTTTCTCGGCGCGAGGCCGCCGGGCGCGGTGCCGCCCGGCGGCCTCGCGCTCTACGGCATCCCCTATGACGCGACCGCCTCGTTCCGGCGCGGCAGCCGCTTCGGACCCGACGGCATCCGCTGGGCCTCCGACAGTATCGAGACGTACAGCCCGGTCCTCGATCGGGATCTCGCCGGCGTGTCCTTCGTCGACGGTGGCAACCTCGCCGTCGACGGCCTCGAGCCGGAGGCGATGGTGCGGGCGGTTCGCCGGCAGCTGCCGCCCTGCGTGCCGTTCGTGCTCGGCGGCGAGCACACGGTGACGCTCGGCGCGGTGCAGGCGCTGACGCCGCGGCACCCCGATCTCGCCGTGATCCAGTGGGACGCCCACACCGATCTGCGGGACGAATACGAGGGCCGCCGGGTCGCGCACGCCACCGTCATGCGCCGGTTGCTCGACGGCGGCGTGCCGGTCGCGCAGTTCGGCATCCGCGCCGGCACGCGCGATGAGTTCGAGCTGGCCCGCGCGCGCTGTCTCGCCTGCGATCGGGATGTGGCGGTGCCGCGAGAGGTCCTCGATCGGCTCGCCGGCCGGCCCCTCTACCTCACGGTCGACATCGACGTGCTGGATCCGGCCGAGGCGCCGGGCACCGGGAACCCGGAACCGATGGGCGCGCACTACCGCGAGCTGCTCGACGCGCTGCGAAGCCTCGCGTCGCACCGCGTCGTCGGGATGGACGTGGTTGAAGTCGCCCCGCCCTGTGATCCGAGCGGGCGCACCGCCGTTCTCGCGGCGTCCCTGGTCCGGGAGATGATTCTGCTGTTCGCACCGGTCGCCGGCGGCACCGCCTAA
- a CDS encoding radical SAM protein, which translates to MLPERQISEITVKSVLNPVKGMPFRWSINPYRGCSHGCVFCQAGDTPILMADGTTRPLEILRAGDEVIGTVRRSRYRYYTATPVLACWNTEKPAFRVILEDGTALVASGDHRFLSDRGWKFVTGTEHGAMRRPHLTLNNTLIGTGAFAPPPTKNDDYERGYLCGMIRGDGLLAFYQYDRPGRAHGNQWQFRLALTDGEALSRSREYLTHFAVPTQVFSFQQASGAWRAANAIRTHARRDVEAVQRIIVWPAEPSPEWCQGFLAGIFDAEGSWSQGILRISNTDPRIIDCIVHCLQRFRFAFAVEHRTPNQVKPITCVRLLGGLREHLRFFHSFDPVITRKRNFTGRAVKNKRLAIVSIEPVGVRRLHDISTGTGDFIANGIVSHNCYARRTHWFLEEDGVQEWSSKIFVKANAPDVLRTELRRRTWKRDEVALGTATDPYQAIERKYKVTRRILEALCESRTPVSIVTRSPMILRDLDVLTELSRRAAVTVCVSIVTTDPRMAREIEPTVALPAQRLRTVRRLSDAGIRAGVILAPILPGLTDDPANLDAVMQAARDHGAHFVSHNVLHLGEVTRDAFFQFLKERYPALIPRYLRMYRGKYAPDAYRADVGEIVDASKRQHGIQARRHLAPPAEPAQLPLFAG; encoded by the coding sequence ATGCTGCCTGAGCGCCAGATCTCCGAGATCACGGTCAAGTCGGTGCTGAACCCCGTCAAAGGAATGCCCTTCCGATGGTCGATCAATCCCTACCGGGGCTGTTCCCACGGGTGCGTCTTCTGCCAAGCGGGAGACACGCCGATTCTGATGGCAGATGGCACGACGAGACCACTCGAGATACTCCGTGCAGGCGATGAAGTCATCGGGACGGTCCGACGTTCGCGGTACCGTTACTACACCGCGACACCCGTATTGGCGTGTTGGAACACCGAGAAGCCGGCCTTTCGGGTCATCCTCGAAGACGGAACAGCGCTCGTTGCCAGCGGCGATCATCGTTTCCTGAGCGACAGGGGCTGGAAGTTCGTGACCGGCACTGAACACGGCGCCATGAGACGTCCACACCTAACTTTGAACAACACACTGATCGGAACCGGCGCCTTCGCCCCGCCTCCAACTAAGAACGACGACTACGAACGTGGCTACCTGTGCGGCATGATACGAGGCGACGGGTTGCTCGCATTCTACCAGTATGATCGGCCCGGGCGGGCTCACGGCAATCAATGGCAATTCCGGCTTGCGCTGACGGATGGCGAGGCCCTCAGCCGATCGCGCGAGTACCTGACGCATTTCGCGGTGCCCACACAAGTCTTCAGCTTCCAGCAGGCCAGCGGAGCCTGGCGAGCCGCGAACGCGATTCGCACCCATGCACGCCGCGACGTGGAGGCTGTACAGAGAATCATCGTGTGGCCCGCCGAGCCATCTCCAGAGTGGTGCCAAGGATTCCTGGCCGGGATCTTCGACGCCGAAGGTAGCTGGTCTCAAGGTATCTTGCGTATTTCAAACACCGACCCGAGAATCATCGACTGCATCGTTCATTGCCTGCAGCGGTTTCGTTTTGCCTTTGCGGTCGAGCACCGGACTCCGAATCAAGTGAAACCGATCACCTGTGTTCGGCTGCTTGGGGGTCTCCGCGAGCACCTACGTTTTTTCCACTCCTTCGACCCTGTCATTACAAGGAAGCGCAATTTCACCGGCCGCGCGGTGAAGAATAAGCGCCTCGCCATCGTCTCGATTGAGCCGGTCGGCGTTCGCCGGCTCCACGACATTAGTACCGGCACGGGAGACTTCATTGCCAACGGCATCGTCAGCCACAATTGCTACGCCCGGCGGACCCACTGGTTTCTCGAAGAGGACGGCGTGCAGGAATGGTCCTCCAAGATCTTCGTGAAGGCCAACGCTCCGGACGTGCTGCGCACCGAACTGCGGCGGCGTACGTGGAAACGTGACGAAGTCGCGCTGGGGACGGCCACGGATCCATACCAGGCAATCGAGCGCAAGTACAAAGTGACTCGCCGCATTCTCGAGGCGCTCTGTGAGTCACGCACGCCGGTCAGCATCGTGACGCGTTCTCCCATGATCCTTCGGGATCTTGACGTGCTGACCGAACTCTCCCGCCGCGCCGCGGTGACGGTGTGCGTGAGCATCGTGACAACCGACCCGCGCATGGCGCGCGAAATCGAGCCGACCGTGGCGCTCCCGGCACAGCGGCTTCGAACGGTGCGGCGTTTGTCGGACGCGGGCATCCGTGCCGGGGTGATCCTCGCGCCCATCCTGCCGGGCCTGACCGACGATCCGGCGAATCTCGACGCGGTCATGCAGGCCGCCCGCGACCACGGCGCCCACTTCGTGAGCCATAACGTGCTCCATCTCGGGGAAGTGACACGCGACGCGTTCTTTCAGTTCTTGAAAGAACGGTATCCGGCACTTATTCCACGCTATCTACGCATGTATCGCGGCAAGTATGCGCCGGACGCGTACCGGGCGGACGTCGGCGAGATCGTGGACGCATCCAAGAGACAGCACGGCATCCAGGCCCGCCGGCACCTCGCGCCGCCGGCGGAGCCGGCCCAACTGCCGCTGTTTGCGGGTTAA
- a CDS encoding MazG nucleotide pyrophosphohydrolase domain-containing protein: MDLGALQAQIAATFSDRDRTRGIDGTFRRLVEEIGEVAKDIRSGDHAALASELSDVLAWTLSVAVLCDVDLDQAAARYAAGCPRCEASPCRCPMDAVPR; this comes from the coding sequence ATGGACCTCGGCGCGCTGCAGGCTCAGATCGCCGCGACGTTCAGCGATAGGGATCGGACGCGCGGCATCGACGGGACCTTCCGGCGTCTCGTCGAGGAGATCGGGGAAGTTGCCAAGGACATTCGCAGTGGAGACCATGCCGCGCTTGCGTCCGAACTCTCCGACGTCCTCGCCTGGACCTTGAGCGTGGCGGTGCTGTGCGACGTGGATCTCGACCAGGCCGCCGCCCGTTATGCCGCCGGTTGTCCGCGATGCGAAGCCTCGCCGTGCCGCTGTCCGATGGACGCGGTCCCGCGGTAG
- a CDS encoding DUF5666 domain-containing protein has protein sequence MVTVAAVCALAGGAAPSLVRAPGARAAAAGPALLAQGWARITAGGTLVSVVPSAGLVSVAIGSPGRVDVFEGGTAWRSRSLSGTHLVRLLPQTVVADSAARPIRWDALRRGDRVAVWGVMSPDEAIMALSLVVATTAQAARPTAPASGPAGGMAGVVTARSGSTLDIVTDTGTRHAVLLTAATQMRADGLVAASALAPFDLVQVDGPVNSDGSVVAAHVSVEFLASQAAQISGPIEAVRGDVGGLIVGGTMVCTSVQTYFVSGASRLWITQLAAGRPVTVYGLPILAGKIPVGLAARVVAVR, from the coding sequence GTGGTCACGGTCGCCGCCGTCTGCGCGCTTGCGGGCGGCGCGGCGCCGTCACTCGTCCGCGCGCCGGGTGCGCGGGCGGCCGCCGCGGGGCCCGCCCTACTGGCCCAGGGCTGGGCACGGATCACCGCCGGCGGCACGCTCGTGTCCGTCGTGCCGTCCGCCGGCCTCGTCTCGGTCGCGATCGGGAGTCCGGGCAGAGTGGACGTCTTCGAAGGCGGGACCGCGTGGCGAAGCCGCTCTCTCTCCGGCACGCACCTGGTTCGCCTGCTGCCCCAGACGGTCGTGGCGGACAGCGCGGCGCGGCCGATCCGGTGGGACGCGCTGCGCCGGGGCGACCGCGTCGCAGTCTGGGGCGTGATGAGTCCGGATGAGGCGATCATGGCGTTGTCTCTGGTCGTCGCGACAACCGCTCAGGCCGCGAGACCCACGGCGCCCGCGTCCGGCCCGGCGGGGGGGATGGCCGGCGTGGTGACGGCGCGATCGGGATCGACGCTGGATATCGTAACCGACACCGGGACGCGGCATGCCGTGCTGCTGACCGCGGCCACCCAGATGCGGGCCGACGGTCTCGTCGCCGCGTCGGCGTTGGCGCCGTTCGACCTCGTGCAGGTCGACGGCCCCGTCAACTCCGACGGCAGTGTCGTCGCCGCGCACGTGTCCGTCGAATTTCTCGCCTCGCAGGCGGCGCAGATTTCGGGACCGATCGAGGCGGTGCGCGGGGACGTCGGCGGCCTCATCGTCGGCGGCACGATGGTGTGCACCTCCGTTCAGACCTACTTCGTCAGCGGCGCGTCGCGGCTGTGGATCACGCAGCTTGCCGCGGGGCGTCCCGTGACCGTGTACGGCCTTCCGATCCTCGCCGGGAAGATCCCTGTCGGTCTCGCCGCCCGCGTCGTCGCCGTCCGCTAG
- a CDS encoding sigma-E factor regulatory protein RseB domain-containing protein: MRVAAKAMTAALVLLVAGAAIGAPFVPPAPPTQAAAVPPTPRAILKMALEAPRLIDYEGTKIITALRNGRMETVTVAESHKRPNLLRLEYLSPEDVAGRVIVDDGTTARHYEPALNMLFEDHSIQDGGAAAGLTLLTRNYDIVLLGTDEVIGRQAYVLSLTPHGTGVQRQLWVDRLTGTVLRAEDRDASRGLVLTTYFSRISFSLNLPEAYFRYRPPAGTRVVSLQTVAGGTQNPAQLQRQVGFPVLVPPALPEGYTFRGGAVSRFGSLVSAYLRYSDGGNIISFFEAPAGSIGWPTTGLPVRVQSQPGRFIDLGYFRVLIWEQRGLRITAVGTAPSETLMLVAGQLIAGREQVLVADVSRRTEADPATVRRLRSEGLTFPEIAKAFAISHALGTGIDTTVRFVHGSLSVTDLATQLKMRPDALRAAVRRAVDTASMTPALPASAPSGPPAGLPTP, translated from the coding sequence ATGCGCGTCGCGGCCAAGGCGATGACGGCGGCGCTCGTGCTGCTGGTCGCGGGCGCCGCGATCGGGGCGCCGTTCGTCCCGCCCGCGCCGCCGACACAGGCGGCCGCGGTGCCGCCGACGCCGCGCGCCATCCTCAAGATGGCGCTCGAGGCGCCGCGGCTCATCGATTACGAAGGCACGAAGATCATCACGGCGCTCCGCAACGGCCGGATGGAGACGGTGACCGTCGCGGAGTCGCACAAGCGGCCGAACCTGCTGCGGCTCGAATACCTGTCGCCGGAGGACGTCGCGGGGCGGGTGATCGTCGACGACGGCACCACTGCCCGGCACTACGAGCCGGCCTTGAATATGCTCTTCGAGGACCACAGCATTCAAGATGGCGGCGCGGCGGCCGGCCTGACGCTGCTGACGCGCAACTACGACATCGTGCTGCTCGGCACCGACGAGGTCATCGGCCGGCAGGCCTACGTGCTGTCGCTCACACCGCACGGCACAGGCGTGCAGCGCCAGTTGTGGGTGGACCGGCTGACCGGGACGGTCCTGCGCGCGGAGGACCGGGACGCCTCGCGCGGCCTCGTTCTGACCACGTACTTTTCGCGCATCAGCTTCAGCCTGAATCTGCCGGAGGCGTACTTCCGCTACCGGCCTCCCGCCGGAACACGCGTCGTCTCGCTCCAGACCGTGGCGGGCGGCACGCAGAACCCCGCTCAACTGCAGCGGCAGGTGGGCTTCCCGGTGCTCGTCCCGCCGGCGCTGCCCGAGGGTTACACGTTCCGCGGCGGCGCGGTCAGCCGGTTCGGGAGCCTGGTCTCCGCCTATCTGCGCTACAGCGACGGCGGCAACATCATCTCGTTTTTCGAAGCGCCGGCCGGCTCGATCGGCTGGCCCACGACCGGACTGCCGGTGCGCGTCCAGTCGCAGCCCGGCCGGTTCATCGACCTCGGCTACTTCCGCGTGCTGATCTGGGAGCAGCGGGGACTGCGCATCACGGCCGTGGGCACCGCGCCGTCGGAGACGCTGATGCTCGTGGCCGGGCAGTTGATCGCCGGCCGCGAGCAGGTGCTGGTGGCGGACGTCTCCCGCCGCACGGAGGCGGATCCGGCGACCGTCCGCCGCCTGCGCAGCGAGGGCCTGACGTTCCCCGAGATCGCGAAGGCGTTCGCCATCTCTCACGCGCTCGGGACCGGCATCGATACCACCGTGCGCTTCGTGCACGGCAGCCTGTCCGTCACCGATCTCGCGACGCAGCTGAAGATGCGGCCCGACGCGCTCCGCGCGGCCGTCCGCCGCGCCGTGGACACCGCGTCGATGACGCCCGCGCTTCCGGCGTCCGCTCCATCCGGCCCACCGGCGGGTCTCCCCACACCCTAG
- a CDS encoding zf-HC2 domain-containing protein has protein sequence MNHHRAGRLLSAYVDSELTAAETRAVQEHLLDCAACRDAYENLRVARDLLAGLPPAEPPAAFWAAIRRPMMRPATAEGASGGWAGRMRAAWDSVVRLPWPGIAGRRPGLVLAGVLVALALAVLPLVKGTVDRLHATEIGVDLYVHDHAMQMGTAPLVDRAYVGLVAGDAELVLAGETPRPVGDIVR, from the coding sequence GTGAACCACCATCGCGCCGGCCGCCTGCTGTCGGCCTACGTGGATTCGGAGTTGACGGCCGCCGAGACCCGCGCGGTGCAGGAGCACCTGCTGGACTGCGCCGCCTGCCGCGATGCGTACGAGAACCTCCGCGTGGCGCGGGATCTGCTCGCCGGTCTGCCGCCGGCCGAGCCGCCGGCGGCGTTCTGGGCGGCCATTCGCCGGCCGATGATGCGTCCGGCGACGGCAGAAGGCGCATCCGGCGGATGGGCCGGGCGGATGCGCGCTGCGTGGGACTCCGTCGTCCGCCTCCCGTGGCCCGGCATCGCCGGCCGCCGGCCGGGCCTGGTCCTGGCCGGGGTGCTCGTCGCGCTCGCGCTCGCGGTGCTGCCCCTCGTGAAGGGCACGGTGGACAGGCTCCATGCGACCGAGATCGGCGTCGACCTGTACGTCCACGATCACGCGATGCAGATGGGCACCGCGCCGCTCGTGGATCGCGCGTACGTGGGCCTCGTCGCCGGCGACGCGGAACTGGTGCTCGCCGGGGAGACCCCGCGTCCCGTCGGAGACATAGTCCGGTGA
- a CDS encoding sigma-70 family RNA polymerase sigma factor, with translation MAPPPEAVKAPAYTAEELARYDGIVQRYARHVYNIAYRMTGNQADARDLSQEAFLRVYRALRRVQPGAPLESWLYRIVSNLYIDLLRRRPKARVESLDAPIDTLRGELTREFPDVAANPEAVFEREHIDGAIQQALGVLSPDLRMVVVLSDIEGFAYEEIAAILRVPLGTVKSRLHRARQVLQVRLRPYVEARRRGWQP, from the coding sequence TACACGGCGGAAGAACTGGCGCGCTACGACGGCATCGTCCAGCGCTACGCCCGGCACGTCTACAACATCGCGTACCGGATGACCGGCAACCAAGCCGACGCCCGCGATCTGTCCCAGGAGGCGTTCCTCCGGGTCTACCGGGCGCTGCGGCGGGTCCAGCCGGGGGCGCCGCTCGAGAGCTGGCTGTATCGCATCGTCAGCAACCTGTATATCGATCTGCTGCGCCGGCGGCCGAAGGCGCGCGTCGAGTCCCTCGACGCGCCGATCGACACGCTGCGCGGCGAGTTAACCCGGGAGTTTCCGGACGTCGCGGCCAACCCGGAGGCCGTGTTCGAACGCGAGCACATCGACGGCGCGATCCAACAGGCCCTCGGTGTGCTCAGCCCGGATCTGCGGATGGTTGTGGTGCTGAGCGATATCGAAGGATTTGCCTACGAAGAGATCGCCGCGATTCTGCGCGTTCCGCTTGGAACCGTGAAATCGCGGCTCCACCGGGCCCGCCAGGTTCTCCAGGTACGGCTGCGTCCGTACGTCGAGGCGCGGCGCCGGGGGTGGCAGCCGTGA